A window of Psychroflexus sp. ALD_RP9 contains these coding sequences:
- a CDS encoding cbb3-type cytochrome c oxidase N-terminal domain-containing protein, with amino-acid sequence MRNLASFLRIIVLLSVAFIGVEYLVETEPGQWAVLEYPNTWVFLGIVFLFLVAIEVSISALNNTLYQALTEEKKERYHALEAERKQAFAKKFDWLLKALTRSKPIETEEEIELDHNYDGIRELDNKLPPWWVYSFYISIVFAVVYLARFHVFNDYTQEEEYEMEVAQAKIEIEEYKKTAKDLVDFETVTMLTEASDLQAGEAIYTTNCVACHKSDGGGGIGPNLTDENWILGGGIKNVFKTISEGGRPGKGMVSWKNDLKPSEMQQVASYVLSLYGTEPADPKEAEGDIIWQPES; translated from the coding sequence ATGAGAAATTTAGCATCATTTTTACGAATTATAGTTCTGCTAAGTGTGGCTTTTATCGGAGTCGAGTATTTAGTAGAAACCGAACCAGGCCAGTGGGCTGTACTTGAATATCCTAATACTTGGGTTTTTCTAGGAATCGTATTTTTATTTTTAGTAGCGATTGAAGTATCAATCTCAGCTCTAAATAATACGCTTTATCAAGCTTTAACAGAAGAGAAAAAAGAACGCTATCACGCTCTTGAAGCAGAACGTAAACAAGCCTTTGCGAAGAAGTTTGACTGGCTGTTAAAAGCTTTAACTCGTTCAAAACCAATTGAAACTGAAGAAGAAATTGAGCTTGACCACAACTATGATGGTATTAGAGAGCTCGATAATAAGCTTCCGCCATGGTGGGTTTATAGCTTCTACATTAGCATTGTCTTTGCTGTTGTTTATTTGGCGAGATTCCACGTATTTAATGATTATACCCAGGAAGAAGAATATGAAATGGAAGTGGCTCAGGCTAAAATCGAAATAGAAGAGTATAAAAAAACTGCAAAAGATTTAGTAGACTTTGAAACAGTTACCATGTTAACCGAAGCTTCAGATTTACAAGCTGGTGAAGCGATTTATACTACTAATTGCGTTGCATGTCACAAATCTGACGGTGGTGGTGGTATTGGACCAAATTTAACAGATGAAAATTGGATTTTAGGCGGTGGAATTAAAAATGTTTTTAAAACGATAAGTGAAGGTGGCCGTCCAGGTAAAGGTATGGTGTCATGGAAAAACGATTTAAAACCTTCTGAAATGCAACAAGTCGCCAGTTACGTATTAAGTTTATACGGTACAGAACCAGCAGACCCTAAAGAAGCTGAAGGCGATATTATTTGGCAACCTGAATCGTAA
- a CDS encoding cryptochrome/photolyase family protein has protein sequence MSEQVNIFWFRRDLRLNDNVGLFNALKQEEKTLPVFIFDKHILDELPKNDARVNFIYDEIQKMRVELQEKYGSSIATYYGYPEEIFIEIIKNYNIKAVFTNRDYEPYTYKRDAKIKALLAENAIEFHDFKDQVIFEKNEVEKNGGGMYLVFTPYMKQWKKEFENIKLDEYNSEAYLDNTYKNSRLPNLNLSDMGFEASSIKVPEYHLEEEFLESYEETRNIPSINGTSRLSPHLRFGTVGYRNIIKKALSVKNETFLNELIWREFYKAILHNYPETQSRSFKPIYDDIKWRNDKEEFEKWKSGTTGYPIVDAGMRQLNETGWMHNRIRMVVGSFLCKHLLIDWRWGEAYFAEKLLDYEMSSNIGGWQWVAGTGVDAAPYFRIFNPYSQTDKFDKNKKYIKKWVPEFGTENYPEPMVEHKMARERCLETYKAAVKK, from the coding sequence ATGAGTGAACAAGTAAATATTTTTTGGTTTAGAAGAGACCTACGTTTAAATGATAACGTAGGTCTTTTCAATGCTTTAAAACAAGAAGAAAAAACATTGCCAGTATTTATCTTCGATAAGCATATTTTAGATGAGTTGCCAAAAAACGATGCTCGTGTAAATTTCATTTACGATGAAATTCAAAAAATGAGAGTTGAGCTTCAAGAAAAGTATGGTAGTTCAATAGCAACTTATTACGGTTATCCTGAAGAAATATTTATTGAAATTATTAAAAATTATAATATTAAAGCCGTTTTTACCAATAGAGATTATGAACCTTATACCTACAAGCGTGATGCAAAAATCAAAGCTCTATTGGCTGAAAATGCAATCGAATTTCATGATTTTAAAGATCAAGTAATTTTTGAAAAAAATGAAGTTGAAAAAAATGGCGGTGGAATGTATTTGGTTTTCACGCCATATATGAAGCAATGGAAAAAAGAATTTGAAAATATTAAGCTAGATGAATACAATTCTGAAGCTTACTTAGATAACACTTATAAAAATTCTCGCTTACCCAATTTGAATTTAAGTGACATGGGTTTTGAAGCATCTTCTATTAAAGTACCAGAATATCATTTAGAAGAAGAATTTTTAGAAAGTTATGAAGAAACTAGAAACATTCCTTCTATAAATGGAACATCTAGATTAAGTCCACATTTACGTTTTGGAACTGTAGGTTATCGAAATATTATAAAAAAGGCTTTATCTGTAAAAAATGAAACTTTTCTAAATGAACTAATTTGGAGAGAATTCTACAAAGCAATTTTGCATAATTATCCTGAAACACAAAGCAGATCTTTTAAGCCTATCTATGATGATATTAAATGGCGAAATGATAAGGAAGAGTTTGAAAAGTGGAAATCGGGAACAACTGGATATCCTATTGTCGATGCAGGAATGCGTCAATTAAATGAAACAGGTTGGATGCATAACCGAATAAGAATGGTAGTTGGTAGTTTTTTATGCAAACATTTATTAATCGATTGGCGTTGGGGTGAAGCATATTTCGCCGAAAAACTTTTAGACTACGAAATGTCTTCTAACATTGGTGGTTGGCAATGGGTGGCAGGAACTGGCGTAGATGCTGCTCCCTATTTTAGGATTTTTAATCCGTATTCACAGACCGATAAGTTCGATAAAAATAAAAAATACATCAAAAAATGGGTTCCTGAGTTTGGAACAGAAAATTATCCAGAGCCTATGGTTGAGCATAAAATGGCTCGTGAACGTTGTTTAGAAACTTACAAAGCGGCTGTTAAGAAGTAA
- the ccoN gene encoding cytochrome-c oxidase, cbb3-type subunit I: MELEQFNYDNKIVRNFLYATIVWGIVGMSVGLLLAFLFLFPDLTDGISWLSFGRLRPLHTNAVIFAFVGNAIFAGVYYSTQRLLKARMFSDFLSKLNFWGWQLIIVAAAITLPLGYTTTKEYAELEWPIDIAIAIVWVAFGWNLIGTMIKRRQRHFYVAIWFYVATFVTVAVLHIFNNLELPVSFLKSYSVYAGVQDALVQWWYGHNAVAFFLTTPFLGLMYYFVPKAANRPVYSYKLSIIHFWSLIFIYIWAGPHHLLYTALPDWAQSLGTTFSIMLLMPSWGGMINGLLTLRGAWDKVRTDPVLKFMVVAITGYGMATFEGPMLSLKNVNAIAHFTDWIIAHVHVGALAWNGFLTFGMIYWLVPRLFKTKLFSVGLANAHFWVGTLGIVLYALPMYVAGFLQASMWKQFNPDGTLVYGNFLETVTEIMPMYTMRAIGGTLYILGMIMLIVNVVQTIKSGSAVENELAEAAPLKRISKRRLAGETFHTWLERKPIQLAVLATIAILIGGIVQIVPTLLVESNIPTITSVKPYTPLELEGRDLYMREGCVSCHSQMVRPFRSEVERYGEYSKAGEYVYDHPFLWGSKRTGPDLHRLGNKYSDNWHFNHMYNPQSTSPGSIMPSYQWLIKNELDKSDTEAKMKTLVTLGVPYSEEEIENAQEQMLKQGAEIEKNLYNDPDFVKSYEADRARAEAQGLEFVEMKNREIVALIAYLQRLGTDIKVNKTQEASASN, translated from the coding sequence ATGGAGTTAGAGCAATTTAACTACGATAATAAGATCGTAAGAAACTTCCTGTATGCAACCATTGTTTGGGGTATAGTAGGGATGTCTGTTGGCCTCTTGTTGGCTTTTCTTTTTTTATTTCCAGATTTAACTGACGGCATTTCGTGGTTAAGTTTTGGGAGATTAAGACCGCTGCATACGAATGCAGTAATTTTTGCCTTTGTTGGGAATGCCATTTTTGCTGGTGTTTACTACTCAACTCAACGTTTACTCAAAGCAAGAATGTTTAGCGACTTTCTAAGTAAATTAAACTTTTGGGGTTGGCAATTAATTATCGTTGCAGCCGCAATAACATTACCATTAGGTTACACGACAACTAAAGAGTATGCAGAACTTGAGTGGCCAATAGATATTGCAATTGCAATAGTTTGGGTTGCTTTTGGCTGGAACTTAATCGGTACCATGATTAAGCGTCGCCAACGTCATTTTTATGTAGCTATTTGGTTCTACGTGGCAACTTTCGTTACTGTTGCTGTACTTCATATATTTAATAACTTAGAGTTACCTGTTAGTTTTCTTAAAAGTTATTCAGTTTATGCTGGTGTTCAAGATGCTTTGGTGCAATGGTGGTATGGCCATAATGCGGTGGCTTTCTTTTTAACGACACCGTTTTTAGGTTTAATGTATTATTTTGTTCCTAAAGCAGCAAACAGACCTGTTTATTCTTATAAGTTATCAATCATTCACTTCTGGTCTTTAATTTTCATATATATTTGGGCTGGTCCTCACCACTTACTGTATACAGCTCTTCCAGATTGGGCGCAAAGTTTAGGAACAACATTCTCAATTATGCTCTTAATGCCATCTTGGGGTGGTATGATTAACGGCTTGTTAACTTTAAGAGGTGCTTGGGATAAGGTAAGAACTGATCCTGTACTAAAGTTTATGGTTGTTGCTATTACAGGTTACGGTATGGCAACATTTGAAGGACCAATGTTGTCGCTAAAAAATGTAAACGCTATTGCACATTTTACTGATTGGATTATCGCTCATGTTCATGTTGGTGCATTAGCTTGGAATGGCTTCTTAACCTTTGGTATGATTTATTGGTTAGTACCTAGATTATTCAAAACAAAGCTATTTTCTGTTGGTTTAGCCAATGCACATTTCTGGGTGGGAACTTTAGGTATTGTTTTATATGCCTTACCAATGTATGTAGCCGGATTTTTACAAGCGTCTATGTGGAAACAATTTAATCCTGATGGTACATTAGTCTATGGTAACTTCTTAGAAACCGTTACTGAAATTATGCCAATGTACACGATGAGAGCTATCGGAGGTACGCTTTACATCTTAGGAATGATCATGTTAATTGTAAATGTCGTTCAAACTATTAAATCAGGGTCAGCAGTTGAAAATGAATTAGCTGAAGCTGCACCACTTAAAAGAATATCGAAACGTCGCTTAGCTGGAGAAACTTTTCATACCTGGTTAGAGCGTAAACCAATTCAGCTGGCTGTGCTTGCAACTATAGCTATTTTAATTGGTGGTATTGTTCAAATTGTACCAACTTTGTTAGTAGAGTCTAATATTCCAACAATAACAAGTGTTAAACCTTACACACCTCTTGAGTTAGAAGGTCGTGACCTTTACATGCGTGAAGGCTGTGTAAGCTGTCACTCTCAAATGGTACGCCCATTTAGAAGTGAGGTTGAGCGTTATGGCGAATATTCTAAAGCTGGAGAATACGTATATGATCATCCATTTTTATGGGGGAGTAAGCGTACAGGACCAGATTTACACCGCCTTGGTAATAAATATTCAGACAACTGGCACTTTAATCACATGTATAATCCGCAGAGTACCTCACCAGGTTCAATTATGCCAAGTTACCAGTGGTTAATCAAAAATGAACTAGACAAATCTGATACTGAAGCTAAAATGAAAACCCTAGTGACTTTAGGTGTGCCATATTCAGAAGAAGAAATTGAAAACGCTCAAGAACAAATGCTTAAGCAAGGTGCTGAAATAGAAAAGAACTTGTATAATGATCCTGATTTTGTAAAAAGTTACGAAGCCGATCGAGCAAGAGCTGAAGCACAAGGCTTAGAGTTTGTCGAAATGAAAAATCGTGAAATCGTTGCTCTAATCGCCTACCTTCAAAGACTAGGAACAGATATAAAAGTTAACAAAACTCAAGAAGCTTCTGCTTCTAACTAA
- a CDS encoding heavy metal translocating P-type ATPase: MSKINSCYHCGDDCKPTDIAYDEKHFCCNGCKTVYEIFSENDLSCYYDLSQNPGATPEDIKGKFDFLNQEEIKLKLIDFADASTEVVSLYIPHIHCSSCIWILENLHKLQPAVKHSQVNFPKKTITITYNIESTSLKHIVELLTSIGYEPYISLENLEKKTGTNNNSLIYKIGVAGFAFGNVMFLSFPEYFEVNEFWLDQYKPIFRWLMFSFSVPVVFYAGQDYFISAYKGLKSKMLNIDVPIALGISVLFIRSVVDISFNLGTGFFDSLTGLVFFLLLGKFVQQKTYNYLSFERDYKSYFPIAITKIDPQNNSEENIEVFKIKKEDRLLIRNQELIPVDAILMTDEANIDYSFVTGEAKLVKKKSGDKLFAGGKIVGNAIEVIAEKSVEQSYLTQLWSNDVFKSDYQPKFKSLIDKISKKFTVAVLSIASISLIFWLFYQPALALNVFTAVLIIACPCAIALATPFTMGNLLRIFGQHGFYLKHINSLEQFAEIDTFVFDKTGTISSSKMSKIAYHGLKLSAEDTAILKDSFRNSNHPLSRELYSFLDTLDLKTVDDFEEILGEGIHTTFNSHNYKLGSHSFVEANSTHQKLNETAVYVKKDQQVLGKFVFETSYREGLQDLFKTLEQTYKLVVLSGDNTGEKQYLSKLLPQSTQLKFNQKPDAKMRYIEALQEEGKQVCMLGDGLNDAGALKQADVGIAISENVNVFSPACDAILSAKQFKNLADFLKVSQKGMRVIKLSFLFSFIYNSIGLYFAVTGQLKPVIAAILMPLSSISIVVFTTLATAYISKKLPKM, from the coding sequence ATGTCAAAAATTAATTCCTGTTATCATTGTGGAGATGACTGTAAACCGACCGATATTGCTTATGATGAGAAGCATTTTTGCTGTAATGGATGTAAAACGGTTTATGAGATTTTTTCTGAAAATGATTTAAGTTGTTATTACGATTTAAGCCAAAATCCTGGCGCAACACCTGAAGATATTAAAGGTAAGTTTGACTTTTTGAATCAAGAAGAAATTAAGCTGAAGCTAATCGATTTTGCTGATGCTTCAACCGAAGTTGTAAGTCTTTATATTCCGCATATTCATTGTAGTTCATGTATTTGGATTTTAGAAAACTTACATAAACTTCAACCGGCAGTAAAACATTCACAGGTAAATTTTCCAAAGAAAACAATTACTATAACTTATAATATAGAATCAACTTCACTAAAACATATTGTAGAATTACTAACTTCAATTGGATATGAGCCTTACATCAGTTTAGAAAATTTAGAGAAAAAAACAGGGACAAATAATAATAGCTTAATTTACAAAATAGGTGTGGCTGGTTTTGCATTTGGTAATGTGATGTTCTTGTCATTTCCAGAGTATTTTGAAGTGAATGAGTTTTGGTTAGACCAATACAAACCAATATTTAGATGGTTAATGTTTAGCTTTAGTGTACCAGTGGTTTTTTATGCAGGTCAAGATTATTTCATTTCGGCTTACAAAGGTTTAAAATCTAAAATGCTTAATATAGATGTGCCAATTGCGCTCGGTATATCAGTGCTATTTATTCGCAGTGTTGTTGATATAAGCTTCAATTTAGGGACTGGTTTTTTTGATAGCCTTACAGGTTTAGTTTTTTTCTTGTTGCTTGGTAAATTCGTTCAACAAAAAACTTATAATTACCTATCATTTGAACGTGATTACAAGTCGTATTTTCCTATAGCGATTACTAAAATAGATCCTCAAAATAATTCTGAAGAAAATATTGAAGTATTTAAAATCAAAAAAGAAGATCGCTTACTTATTAGGAATCAAGAACTTATTCCTGTTGACGCAATTTTGATGACAGATGAGGCTAACATCGATTATAGTTTTGTAACAGGCGAAGCAAAGTTAGTCAAGAAGAAATCTGGCGATAAACTTTTTGCTGGCGGTAAAATTGTAGGAAATGCTATAGAAGTTATTGCTGAAAAATCTGTTGAGCAAAGTTATTTAACTCAGCTCTGGAGTAATGATGTTTTTAAAAGTGACTATCAGCCTAAGTTTAAATCTTTAATTGATAAAATAAGCAAAAAATTTACTGTTGCCGTATTAAGTATAGCAAGTATTTCGCTTATTTTTTGGCTGTTTTATCAGCCTGCTCTAGCACTTAACGTTTTTACAGCTGTTTTAATTATTGCTTGTCCTTGTGCTATAGCTTTAGCAACACCGTTTACAATGGGGAATTTGCTTCGTATTTTTGGTCAACATGGTTTTTATCTTAAACATATTAATAGCTTAGAGCAATTTGCTGAAATTGATACGTTTGTGTTTGACAAAACAGGAACTATTAGCTCAAGTAAAATGAGTAAAATAGCTTATCATGGTTTAAAATTATCGGCTGAAGATACAGCGATTTTAAAAGATTCATTCAGAAACTCTAATCACCCGTTAAGTCGAGAACTTTACAGCTTTTTAGATACTTTAGACCTTAAAACCGTAGATGATTTTGAAGAAATCTTAGGCGAAGGAATTCATACAACATTCAACTCACACAATTATAAGCTAGGTTCACATAGTTTTGTTGAAGCAAATTCAACACATCAAAAATTAAATGAAACCGCGGTATATGTTAAAAAAGACCAGCAAGTTTTAGGAAAATTTGTATTTGAGACTTCCTATCGTGAAGGTTTACAAGACCTTTTTAAAACCTTAGAGCAAACTTATAAACTAGTTGTCTTATCAGGTGACAATACTGGAGAAAAGCAGTATTTAAGCAAATTATTGCCACAATCTACCCAGTTAAAGTTTAATCAAAAGCCCGATGCAAAAATGCGCTATATCGAAGCGCTTCAAGAAGAAGGGAAGCAAGTTTGTATGTTAGGAGACGGACTTAATGATGCTGGCGCGTTAAAACAAGCTGATGTAGGTATTGCTATTTCAGAAAATGTAAATGTGTTTTCACCAGCTTGCGATGCTATTTTAAGCGCTAAACAATTTAAAAACCTAGCTGATTTTTTAAAAGTTTCTCAAAAAGGTATGCGTGTGATCAAGTTAAGTTTTTTGTTTTCATTTATCTACAATAGTATAGGTTTATATTTTGCAGTAACAGGACAACTTAAACCAGTTATTGCCGCTATTTTAATGCCATTAAGTTCAATTAGTATTGTCGTCTTTACAACTTTGGCAACTGCATATATCTCAAAAAAACTTCCAAAAATGTAA
- the ccoG gene encoding cytochrome c oxidase accessory protein CcoG, whose amino-acid sequence MEDQSSNNEKFRDSIGTINEEGKRQWVYPKKPSGKFYEYRKWVSYALLIFLFSAPFIKIDGNQFLLFNVLERKFNIFGFPFWPQDFYLFVISMIIGVVFIAFFTVAFGRIFCGWICPQTIFLEMVFRRIEYAIEGDRNKQMKLDKMPWNKEKIIKKSSKWLIFAIISFLVANIFLAYLISSDELIKYITEGPMQHLGTFIPLIIFTGVFYFIFAWFREQVCIIACPYGRLQGVLLDNKSVVVAYDHKRGESENGRKKFKKNEDRQALGYGDCIDCNQCVTVCPTGIDIRNGTQLECVNCTACIDSCDLVMERVNLPKGLIRYASEDNIEKKKPFEFSPRMKAYSGVLVILIGILIGMLFLRTSVEAKILRLPGELYETKENGMVSNVFTYKIINKTTKEMDSIHFELLSHKGEIKLVKENNFTIPEQGLSEGTLFIEINPALLSGDKNDLEIGIYSNKELIDKTKTNFMGPRTFN is encoded by the coding sequence ATGGAAGATCAAAGTAGCAACAACGAAAAATTTAGAGATAGCATTGGTACTATTAACGAAGAAGGTAAGCGCCAATGGGTCTATCCTAAAAAACCTTCTGGAAAATTTTATGAATACAGAAAATGGGTAAGTTATGCTTTGTTAATCTTTTTATTCTCAGCGCCATTTATTAAAATCGATGGAAACCAATTTTTACTATTCAATGTCTTAGAACGAAAGTTTAATATTTTTGGATTTCCATTTTGGCCACAGGATTTTTACTTGTTTGTAATTTCCATGATTATTGGCGTTGTTTTTATTGCCTTTTTTACCGTTGCTTTTGGGCGAATTTTCTGCGGGTGGATTTGCCCACAAACCATTTTTTTAGAAATGGTCTTCCGCCGAATTGAATATGCTATAGAAGGTGATCGTAACAAGCAAATGAAGCTTGATAAAATGCCTTGGAATAAAGAAAAAATCATCAAAAAATCATCTAAGTGGTTAATATTCGCCATTATTTCATTCCTGGTAGCAAACATATTTCTTGCTTATCTAATTAGTAGTGACGAATTAATTAAATACATTACAGAAGGCCCAATGCAACATTTGGGAACGTTTATACCGCTTATTATTTTCACAGGAGTTTTCTATTTTATTTTTGCATGGTTTAGGGAGCAAGTTTGCATCATAGCTTGTCCTTACGGTCGTTTGCAAGGTGTTTTACTTGATAATAAATCTGTTGTCGTTGCTTATGACCATAAACGTGGAGAGAGCGAAAATGGGAGAAAAAAATTCAAGAAAAATGAAGATCGTCAAGCTTTAGGTTATGGTGATTGCATAGATTGTAATCAATGTGTAACAGTTTGCCCAACAGGTATTGACATTAGAAATGGCACACAATTAGAATGTGTAAATTGTACTGCTTGTATCGATTCATGTGATTTGGTAATGGAGCGTGTTAATTTGCCAAAAGGTTTAATTAGATATGCGAGTGAAGATAATATTGAAAAGAAAAAGCCTTTTGAGTTTTCACCACGTATGAAAGCTTATTCTGGTGTTTTAGTTATTTTAATCGGAATTTTAATAGGAATGTTGTTTTTACGCACAAGCGTTGAAGCAAAGATTTTACGCTTACCAGGTGAACTTTATGAAACTAAAGAAAATGGTATGGTAAGTAACGTATTTACCTACAAAATCATTAATAAAACCACTAAAGAAATGGATAGTATTCATTTTGAACTACTATCTCATAAAGGTGAAATTAAGCTTGTAAAAGAAAATAACTTTACTATTCCAGAACAAGGTCTTTCTGAAGGAACACTATTTATTGAAATTAATCCGGCCTTGCTTTCAGGTGATAAGAATGATCTTGAAATTGGTATTTACAGCAATAAAGAGCTTATTGACAAAACAAAAACCAATTTTATGGGACCAAGAACTTTTAATTAG
- a CDS encoding cbb3-type cytochrome oxidase assembly protein produces the protein MNVIYGLLAISIAIAIVFFIVFIVSVKKHQYEDTYTPSVRMLFDDELVKTDKSGSSSSSENQKPNHKHKQS, from the coding sequence ATGAACGTTATTTACGGTTTACTAGCCATCAGTATCGCAATAGCCATTGTGTTTTTTATTGTTTTTATTGTTTCAGTAAAAAAACATCAATATGAAGATACTTATACGCCATCAGTACGAATGTTATTTGATGATGAGCTAGTTAAAACTGATAAATCGGGTTCTTCATCTTCTTCAGAAAATCAAAAACCAAATCATAAACATAAACAATCATAA
- a CDS encoding SRPBCC family protein, with protein MSLHEIKQSIKLPISKKEAWAFLSNPKNLQKIMPDDMGFQIISGLNKQTYPGQIIQYKVTPFKGYTTKWVTEITQVQEPDYFVDIQLLGPYKLWHHKHFIKEIKNGVEITDVVHYQVPFGFIGELLRPILIKPKLKQIFNQRTSKMHAIFGAYKN; from the coding sequence ATGAGTTTACATGAAATAAAACAAAGTATAAAATTACCCATCTCAAAAAAAGAAGCTTGGGCATTTTTATCAAATCCTAAAAATCTTCAAAAAATAATGCCAGACGATATGGGATTTCAAATTATTTCTGGCCTAAATAAACAAACATATCCAGGACAAATAATTCAATATAAAGTAACGCCGTTCAAAGGTTATACTACAAAATGGGTCACAGAAATTACACAGGTTCAAGAACCAGATTATTTTGTTGACATACAGCTTTTAGGACCTTACAAACTATGGCATCACAAACACTTCATTAAAGAGATTAAAAACGGTGTTGAGATTACAGATGTTGTGCATTATCAGGTTCCTTTTGGTTTTATTGGCGAATTATTACGTCCTATTTTAATAAAACCTAAACTCAAACAAATTTTTAACCAACGAACTTCGAAAATGCATGCCATTTTTGGAGCGTATAAAAATTAA
- a CDS encoding FixH family protein: MMKLNWGTSIVIAFILFIGFIMFFVVNMLTDDKYDHDLVVESYYKKNLTLQKDIDDSKKALALDQNVEINLAKEGLEIIFPAEFNFADIQAELFMYRPSDKALDFTTNLQLKSSRFVLPHKYFTTGRWDAILKFSYNNEDYMVTKKINK; this comes from the coding sequence ATGATGAAACTAAACTGGGGAACTTCAATAGTCATTGCTTTCATTCTATTTATCGGCTTCATAATGTTTTTTGTAGTTAATATGTTAACTGATGATAAGTATGATCATGATTTAGTAGTCGAATCATATTACAAGAAAAATTTGACGCTTCAGAAAGATATAGACGATTCAAAAAAGGCGCTAGCTTTAGATCAAAATGTTGAGATTAATCTTGCCAAAGAAGGTTTAGAAATTATCTTTCCGGCAGAATTTAATTTTGCTGATATACAAGCTGAATTATTTATGTATAGACCATCAGATAAAGCACTTGATTTTACTACAAACCTCCAGTTGAAATCATCACGCTTTGTGTTACCTCATAAATATTTTACAACTGGTCGTTGGGACGCTATATTGAAGTTTTCATATAATAATGAGGATTATATGGTAACAAAA
- a CDS encoding SDR family NAD(P)-dependent oxidoreductase yields the protein MKKNILFIGGSQGIGFETAKLLHDQHNVIVASRSKGKLDELNVTHLEFDVTKDNISELDLPDTLDGLVYFPGTINLKPFKMMKPSVFEEDFQLNFMGLVKSTHGVLKKLKNSEQASIIYYSTVAVQTGMPFHTSVAAAKGAIEGFARSLAAEYAPSFRVNVIAPSLTNTPLADKLLGNEKKKEKMDERHPLKRVGEAKDIANISAFLLSEESSWITGQVLGVDGGMSSLNVS from the coding sequence ATGAAAAAGAATATATTGTTTATTGGCGGAAGCCAAGGAATTGGATTTGAAACTGCAAAATTACTTCACGATCAACATAATGTCATTGTTGCTTCTAGAAGTAAAGGAAAACTAGATGAATTAAATGTAACACATCTAGAATTTGATGTAACTAAAGATAATATTTCAGAATTAGATTTACCAGACACTTTAGATGGCTTGGTTTATTTTCCAGGTACCATTAATTTGAAACCTTTTAAAATGATGAAGCCTTCAGTTTTTGAAGAAGATTTTCAGCTAAATTTTATGGGACTGGTTAAAAGTACGCATGGCGTTTTAAAAAAATTAAAAAACTCAGAACAAGCTAGTATTATTTACTACAGTACAGTTGCTGTACAAACCGGAATGCCATTCCATACTAGTGTTGCTGCTGCAAAAGGTGCAATTGAAGGATTTGCAAGATCTCTAGCTGCAGAATATGCGCCAAGTTTTAGAGTAAATGTAATTGCGCCTTCTTTAACCAATACTCCATTAGCAGATAAATTGTTAGGAAACGAGAAAAAGAAAGAAAAAATGGATGAGCGTCATCCGTTAAAACGTGTTGGTGAAGCTAAAGATATCGCCAATATTAGTGCATTTTTATTAAGTGAAGAAAGTTCATGGATTACAGGACAGGTACTTGGAGTAGATGGCGGAATGTCTTCTTTAAATGTATCTTAA
- a CDS encoding cytochrome C oxidase subunit IV, with translation MLKFVKENLETIVGIELYPIISLLIFFTFFVALFWWVMTYNKKNIKFLSELPLEQKKEDKQ, from the coding sequence ATGTTGAAGTTTGTAAAAGAAAATCTAGAAACTATTGTAGGAATTGAGTTGTACCCAATTATTTCATTACTCATCTTTTTTACCTTTTTTGTTGCACTATTTTGGTGGGTGATGACTTACAATAAGAAAAACATTAAATTTTTAAGCGAACTGCCTTTAGAGCAAAAAAAAGAAGATAAACAATGA